One Stenotrophomonas oahuensis genomic region harbors:
- a CDS encoding acyl-CoA thioesterase/bile acid-CoA:amino acid N-acyltransferase family protein, giving the protein MRVCFSLLMWALAAPLGAAELHVGVLEEGADRVPQIRVTGLGATEPVELRLDMHDARGQRWQSRALLRADLEGVMDTKVAAAQQGTYRGVDASGLIWSMRPESGNGSPSPLPQRMQPGALTFAPVPMRLSAYRNGQLLGEHTLLRHLSTPAVTAREVRIGGVTARLYLPGPTDASGNPRPAVITLGGAEGGIDSASAYASWLASNGYVALAVAYYRVPGRPKDLIGVPIEPVLQAVDWLQRQRGVDPQRIGVMGGSWGGIVAMAAAAHDPRIRAVVSWVGSPAPFRGIARDVPPADFRGVDLPALSYRGQSLGYLPFDEGADWSRPTAQQAQVLEHAMLPIERINGPVMLVAGGDDQLGDSARMAAVAQRWLRERRSIPQPDEVAYFADAGHLITPFLQPTTFRHQTGPYIPVGGTPEGYAWADRESGPRVLGFLGRALGAGGTAER; this is encoded by the coding sequence ATGCGCGTGTGCTTTTCCTTGCTGATGTGGGCGCTTGCCGCGCCATTGGGTGCTGCCGAACTGCACGTTGGGGTATTGGAAGAAGGGGCCGATCGCGTTCCGCAGATCCGCGTGACCGGACTGGGTGCCACCGAGCCGGTGGAACTACGCCTGGACATGCACGATGCGCGCGGACAGCGCTGGCAGTCGCGCGCGCTGCTGCGTGCGGACCTGGAGGGAGTGATGGACACGAAGGTGGCCGCAGCGCAGCAGGGAACCTACCGTGGCGTGGATGCCAGTGGCCTGATCTGGTCGATGCGGCCGGAAAGTGGCAACGGCAGTCCCAGCCCGTTGCCGCAGCGCATGCAGCCCGGCGCCCTCACCTTCGCGCCGGTGCCGATGCGGCTCTCCGCCTATCGCAATGGCCAGTTGCTGGGCGAACACACCCTGCTGCGTCACTTGTCCACTCCAGCGGTGACGGCCCGCGAAGTGCGCATCGGCGGGGTAACGGCGCGGCTGTACCTGCCCGGACCGACGGACGCCAGCGGGAATCCCCGACCGGCCGTCATCACCCTGGGCGGAGCTGAAGGCGGCATCGACAGCGCCAGCGCCTATGCGTCCTGGCTGGCCAGCAATGGCTACGTCGCCTTGGCAGTGGCGTACTACCGCGTACCTGGGCGGCCGAAGGACCTGATCGGCGTGCCTATCGAACCGGTACTGCAGGCGGTGGACTGGCTGCAGCGGCAACGCGGGGTGGACCCGCAGCGGATCGGGGTGATGGGCGGGTCGTGGGGCGGCATCGTGGCGATGGCGGCTGCGGCGCATGACCCACGCATTCGTGCCGTGGTGTCGTGGGTCGGCAGCCCTGCGCCGTTCCGGGGCATTGCGCGTGATGTGCCGCCTGCGGATTTCCGGGGTGTGGACCTGCCGGCGCTTTCATACCGGGGACAGTCGCTGGGGTATCTGCCCTTCGATGAAGGTGCCGACTGGTCGCGTCCGACGGCGCAGCAGGCGCAGGTCCTGGAGCACGCGATGCTGCCGATTGAACGCATCAACGGGCCAGTGATGCTTGTGGCTGGAGGCGATGACCAGCTGGGCGACTCGGCGCGGATGGCCGCGGTGGCGCAGCGCTGGCTGCGCGAGCGGCGCTCCATTCCGCAGCCGGATGAAGTGGCTTACTTCGCGGATGCCGGGCATCTGATTACGCCGTTCCTGCAGCCCACGACCTTCCGCCATCAGACCGGCCCGTACATTCCGGTCGGTGGTACGCCGGAGGGGTATGCATGGGCGGATCGGGAGTCGGGGCCGCGGGTGTTGGGGTTTTTGGGGCGGGCGTTGGGGGCTGGGGGTACTGCGGAACGATGA
- a CDS encoding DUF6165 family protein, with amino-acid sequence MDAILTPVSIGELIDKITILEIKAERITDAGKVANVRTELDGLLPLWHQQLSAQPGLDALKSQLKVINERMWDIQDRLRDKEAAQTFDDDFIQLARGVYGTNGERVKVKNEINRIAGSHLVEEKQYQGE; translated from the coding sequence GTGGACGCGATCCTGACCCCGGTGTCGATTGGCGAACTGATCGACAAGATCACCATTCTGGAAATCAAGGCCGAGCGCATCACCGATGCCGGCAAGGTCGCCAATGTCCGCACCGAGCTGGATGGCCTGCTGCCGCTGTGGCACCAGCAGCTGTCCGCGCAGCCGGGCCTGGACGCGCTGAAGTCGCAGCTGAAGGTCATCAACGAACGCATGTGGGACATCCAGGACCGCCTGCGCGACAAGGAAGCCGCCCAGACCTTCGATGACGACTTCATCCAGCTGGCCCGCGGCGTCTACGGCACCAATGGCGAGCGGGTAAAAGTGAAGAACGAGATCAACCGCATCGCCGGCTCGCACCTCGTAGAAGAAAAACAATACCAAGGCGAATAA
- a CDS encoding TorF family putative porin, whose amino-acid sequence MRRMGALVIGMAISGSALAGVDGNATLTTDYVWRGSSQTLEDPTVQAGVKLSSESGWYGSVWGSGVSFEPDAGARSEFDFVAGWGGSLSEDWALDVNLTHYMYPSTDQGVDLDWTELNGTVTFKGNYWLSMGVSDDALASDTTGTYAQLGARFPINDQWRIEAAVGQYFLDKEYADDYLHGQLSAIWKVHGPWELRLTAHDTDNAGKRLFGSNAGSRVEFAIQTAF is encoded by the coding sequence ATGCGCCGCATGGGGGCGCTGGTGATCGGCATGGCGATCAGTGGTTCGGCGCTGGCCGGCGTGGACGGCAACGCGACATTGACCACCGACTATGTCTGGCGCGGCAGCTCGCAGACCCTGGAAGACCCGACCGTGCAGGCTGGCGTCAAGCTCAGCAGTGAGTCCGGCTGGTACGGCTCGGTCTGGGGCTCGGGCGTGTCTTTCGAGCCGGACGCCGGCGCACGCAGCGAGTTCGACTTCGTGGCGGGCTGGGGCGGTTCGCTCTCGGAAGACTGGGCCCTGGACGTCAACCTGACCCACTACATGTACCCGTCCACCGACCAGGGTGTCGATCTGGACTGGACCGAGCTCAACGGCACCGTGACCTTCAAGGGCAACTACTGGCTGAGCATGGGCGTGTCCGACGACGCGCTGGCGTCTGATACCACCGGTACCTACGCCCAGCTCGGCGCGCGTTTCCCCATCAACGATCAGTGGCGCATCGAAGCTGCCGTAGGCCAGTACTTCCTGGACAAGGAGTACGCCGACGATTACCTGCACGGTCAGCTGAGCGCCATCTGGAAGGTGCATGGCCCGTGGGAACTGCGCCTGACCGCGCACGACACCGACAATGCAGGCAAGCGCCTGTTCGGCAGCAACGCCGGTTCACGGGTGGAGTTCGCGATCCAGACCGCGTTCTGA
- a CDS encoding MFS transporter, with amino-acid sequence MAFATGVAVASNYYAQPLLHTIAESLDISFARAGMLVTAAQLSYGLGVILLVPLGDMFERRRLIVVMSLLSAAGLVISALSQQFLWLVVGTALTGLFSVVAQVLVPFAATLARPEERGRVVGVMMSGLLLGILLARTVAGALSSLGDWRTVYWMAAGAMVLTTLALYRTLPRFHEHAGLGYFALLRSIGTLFAQEPVFRLRTLLGALSFAMFAIFWTPLAFLLAAEPYHYSDATIGLFGLVGAAGTLAAGIGGRLSDRGKAGLATTVALVLLAASWLPLGFSAHSLIALLVGVIVLDLAAQLLHVSNQNVVFALRPEARNRLNAGYITGYFIGGALGSLVSAQMYQRFGWTGVCLTGATVAMMALLAWGLRKR; translated from the coding sequence ATGGCCTTCGCCACGGGTGTGGCGGTGGCCAGCAACTATTACGCCCAGCCGCTGCTGCACACCATCGCCGAGTCGCTCGACATCAGCTTTGCGCGGGCCGGCATGCTGGTCACCGCCGCGCAGCTCAGCTACGGGCTGGGGGTGATCCTGCTGGTGCCGCTGGGCGACATGTTCGAGCGCCGTCGGCTGATCGTGGTGATGTCCTTGCTGTCGGCGGCCGGCCTGGTGATCAGTGCACTTAGCCAGCAGTTCCTGTGGCTGGTGGTGGGCACCGCCTTGACCGGCCTGTTCTCGGTGGTGGCGCAGGTGCTGGTGCCGTTCGCCGCCACCCTGGCCCGGCCGGAAGAGCGCGGCCGCGTGGTCGGCGTGATGATGAGCGGGCTGCTGCTGGGCATTCTGCTGGCACGCACCGTCGCTGGCGCACTGTCCTCCTTGGGCGACTGGCGCACGGTCTACTGGATGGCCGCGGGAGCGATGGTGCTGACCACGCTGGCGCTGTATCGCACTCTGCCCCGTTTCCATGAGCATGCCGGGCTGGGCTACTTCGCACTGCTGCGCTCGATTGGCACCTTGTTCGCGCAGGAACCGGTGTTCCGCCTGCGCACGCTGCTGGGCGCGCTGAGCTTTGCGATGTTCGCCATCTTCTGGACGCCGTTGGCGTTCCTGCTGGCGGCCGAGCCCTACCACTACAGCGACGCCACCATCGGCTTGTTCGGACTGGTAGGCGCGGCCGGCACGCTGGCCGCAGGTATTGGCGGGCGTCTATCCGATCGTGGCAAGGCCGGTCTGGCCACCACGGTGGCGCTGGTGCTGCTGGCGGCGTCGTGGCTGCCGCTGGGGTTCTCCGCGCACTCGCTGATCGCGCTGCTGGTCGGTGTGATCGTGCTCGACCTGGCCGCGCAGCTGCTGCACGTGAGCAACCAGAACGTGGTGTTCGCCTTGCGCCCTGAAGCACGTAACCGGCTCAATGCCGGCTACATCACCGGGTATTTCATCGGCGGCGCACTGGGTTCGCTGGTCTCGGCGCAGATGTACCAGCGCTTCGGCTGGACCGGCGTCTGCCTGACCGGCGCGACCGTGGCGATGATGGCGCTGCTGGCCTGGGGCCTGCGCAAGCGCTGA
- a CDS encoding DUF1456 family protein: MINNDVLRSIRYMLDLSDTMVANTCALADPAFVVDPADVAGWLRKEDEAGFIACDDRSLAHFLDGLIVHYRGRDESQPLRPVEKRITNNLVLKKLRVAFELKDVDMHAIFESAGFPVSKPELSALFRQPDHKNYRACGDQMLRNFLKGLTLRVRG, from the coding sequence ATGATCAACAACGATGTACTGCGCAGCATCCGCTACATGCTCGACCTGAGCGACACCATGGTCGCCAACACCTGTGCCCTGGCCGACCCGGCATTCGTGGTGGACCCGGCCGATGTGGCCGGTTGGCTGCGCAAGGAAGACGAGGCCGGCTTCATCGCCTGTGATGACCGCAGCCTGGCCCACTTCCTGGACGGCTTGATCGTGCACTACCGCGGCCGCGACGAAAGCCAGCCGCTGCGTCCGGTGGAAAAGCGCATCACCAACAACCTGGTACTGAAGAAGCTGCGCGTGGCCTTCGAACTGAAGGACGTGGACATGCATGCCATCTTCGAAAGCGCCGGCTTCCCTGTCTCCAAGCCGGAACTGTCCGCCCTGTTCCGTCAGCCGGACCATAAGAATTACCGCGCCTGCGGCGACCAGATGCTGCGCAACTTCCTGAAGGGACTGACCCTGCGCGTCCGTGGTTGA
- a CDS encoding SDR family NAD(P)-dependent oxidoreductase, whose protein sequence is MTRTALITGATSGFGAAAVHCFAKAGWRVIATGRRAERLQPLVDAYPGLVHAAAFDVRDSAAMEAALAALPAEFAGIDLLVNNAGLAQGTAPAQNASLDDWRTMIDTNVTALVTLTHRLLPQLVQRKGAIINISSVAGVYPYPGGNAYGGTKAFVSQFSLGLRADLHGTGVRVTTIEPGMAETEFTVVRTHGDQAASDKLYSGANPMTAEDIAEQIFWVASLPAHLNINRLEVMPVTQSFAGFQVARD, encoded by the coding sequence ATGACCCGTACTGCCCTGATCACCGGTGCCACGTCCGGCTTTGGTGCCGCTGCCGTCCATTGTTTCGCCAAGGCCGGCTGGCGCGTGATTGCCACCGGCCGCCGCGCCGAGCGCCTGCAGCCGCTGGTGGACGCTTATCCGGGCCTGGTGCACGCGGCCGCCTTCGACGTGCGCGACAGTGCCGCGATGGAAGCGGCGCTGGCCGCGCTGCCGGCTGAGTTCGCCGGCATTGACCTGCTGGTCAACAACGCCGGCCTGGCCCAGGGCACCGCCCCGGCCCAGAACGCCTCGCTGGACGACTGGCGCACCATGATCGACACCAACGTCACCGCGCTGGTCACCCTGACCCACCGCCTGCTGCCGCAGCTGGTGCAGCGCAAGGGTGCGATCATCAACATCAGCTCGGTCGCCGGCGTGTACCCGTACCCGGGCGGCAACGCCTACGGCGGCACCAAGGCCTTCGTCAGTCAGTTCTCGCTGGGGCTGCGCGCCGACCTGCACGGCACCGGCGTGCGTGTGACCACCATCGAGCCGGGCATGGCCGAAACCGAATTCACCGTGGTCCGCACGCATGGCGACCAGGCGGCCTCGGACAAGCTCTACAGCGGAGCCAATCCGATGACCGCCGAGGACATCGCCGAGCAGATCTTCTGGGTCGCCAGCCTGCCGGCGCACCTGAACATCAACCGCCTCGAAGTAATGCCGGTGACCCAGTCGTTCGCCGGCTTCCAGGTCGCGCGCGACTGA
- a CDS encoding SPOR domain-containing protein: MAARRGKSQARRNSSQGTPGWVWLVAGVAIAAVVFLAAPNLFKSEGDGFLRVGPQPNPNAQPAPVSDADTDVGTELPRPGATKPAEPAKPAATQYDFYTLLPGKEVEMSDAELAASTRAEEQRRAKAEAQRAQAALEGRPVPAAAATSTSVASTAPAATTMPAPVSERPAAVAATPAATPAVAAPKPAEPASAAAATTTAPAADSNVRYILQAGAFGASGDAEATKAKLAMLGLAARVESAQISGKTVYRVRMGPYGTAGELAEAKQKLSSSGMQAMAIKAQ; the protein is encoded by the coding sequence ATGGCAGCACGACGCGGCAAGAGTCAGGCACGGCGCAACAGCAGCCAAGGCACGCCCGGGTGGGTGTGGCTGGTGGCCGGCGTGGCGATTGCCGCAGTGGTGTTCCTCGCGGCACCGAACCTGTTCAAGAGCGAAGGTGACGGCTTCCTGCGGGTCGGCCCGCAGCCGAACCCGAACGCGCAGCCGGCCCCGGTGAGCGACGCCGACACCGACGTGGGCACCGAGCTGCCGCGCCCGGGTGCGACCAAGCCCGCCGAACCGGCCAAGCCGGCGGCCACCCAGTACGACTTCTACACCCTGCTGCCCGGCAAGGAAGTGGAAATGTCGGACGCGGAACTGGCGGCCAGCACGCGTGCGGAAGAACAGCGTCGCGCCAAGGCGGAAGCCCAGCGCGCGCAGGCGGCCCTGGAAGGTCGCCCGGTACCGGCGGCCGCGGCGACCTCCACCTCGGTTGCGTCCACCGCGCCGGCGGCGACGACAATGCCGGCTCCGGTGAGCGAGCGCCCGGCGGCGGTCGCCGCAACCCCGGCCGCCACCCCCGCCGTGGCGGCACCGAAGCCGGCTGAGCCCGCTTCCGCCGCCGCCGCAACGACAACGGCTCCGGCTGCTGACAGCAACGTGCGTTACATCCTGCAGGCCGGTGCCTTCGGGGCCTCCGGCGATGCCGAGGCGACCAAGGCCAAGCTGGCGATGCTGGGCCTGGCGGCACGGGTAGAGTCGGCGCAGATCAGCGGCAAGACCGTGTACCGCGTGCGGATGGGGCCGTATGGCACCGCCGGCGAGTTGGCCGAGGCCAAGCAGAAGCTGTCCAGCAGCGGCATGCAGGCGATGGCAATCAAGGCGCAGTGA
- the argS gene encoding arginine--tRNA ligase has translation MKNLLRALINQGIEALRANGTLPADTLTPDFVVERPKTREHGDFATNAAMLLAKAARSNPRAVAQALVDALPKSDDVTGVDIAGPGFINFRLAASAYQREAAFVLKEGADYGHNLSGNGRTVGVEYVSANPTGPLHVGHGRAAAIGDCLARLLDANGWNAKREFYYNDAGVQIENLALSTQARAKGLKPDDAGWPEAGYRGDYIQDVADAYLAGAKVELEGHTVVGERDPDNLDGIRRFAVAYLRNEQNQDLAAFGVDFDIYFLESSLYKDGKVEETVAQLNAAGHTYEEGGALWLRSTDFGDDKDRVMRKSDGTYTYFLPDVAYHLSKWQRGYERAITELGADHHGSLARVRAGLQALDVGIPKGWPEYVLHQMVTVMRGGEEVKLSKRAGSYLTLRDLIDEAGRDATRWFLIARKPDSQLTFDIDLARQQSNDNPVFYVQYAHARVCSLLRQAQEKGLSFSQGDAAALATLGDDASLWLMVEMSRFPEVVEAAGIALEPHLIAQYLRELAHAFHTWYHGTQVLVADDAERNAKLTLACAARQVLANGLKLLGVSAPEKM, from the coding sequence GTGAAAAATCTCCTCCGCGCCCTGATCAACCAGGGCATTGAAGCCCTGCGTGCCAACGGTACGCTGCCGGCCGATACCCTCACCCCGGACTTCGTGGTGGAACGCCCGAAGACCCGTGAGCACGGCGATTTCGCCACCAATGCCGCGATGCTGCTGGCCAAAGCCGCGCGCAGCAATCCGCGCGCCGTGGCCCAGGCTCTGGTCGATGCACTGCCGAAGAGCGACGACGTGACCGGCGTGGACATTGCCGGCCCGGGCTTCATCAATTTCCGCCTGGCTGCCAGCGCCTACCAGCGCGAGGCCGCCTTCGTGCTGAAGGAAGGGGCTGATTACGGCCACAACCTGAGCGGCAACGGCCGCACCGTGGGCGTGGAATACGTGTCGGCCAACCCGACCGGTCCGCTGCACGTCGGTCACGGCCGGGCCGCCGCCATCGGCGACTGCCTGGCGCGCCTGCTGGACGCCAACGGCTGGAACGCCAAGCGCGAGTTCTATTACAACGACGCCGGCGTTCAGATCGAAAATCTGGCCCTGTCCACCCAGGCCCGCGCCAAAGGCCTGAAGCCTGACGACGCCGGCTGGCCGGAAGCGGGCTACCGCGGCGACTACATCCAGGACGTGGCCGATGCCTACCTGGCCGGGGCCAAGGTCGAGCTGGAAGGCCACACCGTGGTCGGCGAGCGCGATCCGGACAACCTGGACGGCATCCGCCGCTTCGCCGTGGCCTACCTGCGCAACGAGCAGAACCAGGACCTGGCGGCATTCGGGGTGGATTTCGACATCTACTTCCTGGAAAGCTCGCTGTACAAGGACGGCAAGGTCGAAGAGACCGTGGCCCAGCTGAACGCGGCCGGCCATACCTATGAGGAAGGCGGCGCGCTGTGGCTGCGCTCGACCGACTTCGGTGACGACAAGGACCGCGTGATGCGCAAGTCCGACGGCACCTACACCTACTTCCTGCCGGACGTGGCCTACCACCTGAGCAAGTGGCAGCGCGGCTACGAGCGCGCCATCACCGAACTGGGTGCGGACCACCACGGGTCGCTGGCACGCGTGCGCGCCGGCCTGCAGGCGCTGGACGTGGGCATTCCCAAGGGCTGGCCGGAATACGTGCTGCACCAGATGGTGACGGTGATGCGCGGCGGCGAGGAAGTGAAGCTGTCCAAGCGTGCCGGCAGCTACCTGACCCTGCGCGACCTGATCGACGAAGCCGGCCGCGATGCGACCCGCTGGTTCCTGATTGCGCGCAAGCCGGATTCGCAGCTGACCTTCGATATCGATCTGGCCCGCCAGCAGAGCAATGACAATCCGGTGTTCTACGTGCAGTATGCGCACGCCCGCGTGTGCAGCCTGCTGCGCCAGGCCCAGGAAAAGGGCCTGAGCTTCAGCCAGGGTGACGCCGCGGCGCTGGCCACGCTGGGCGATGACGCTTCGCTGTGGCTGATGGTGGAAATGTCGCGCTTCCCGGAAGTGGTGGAAGCGGCGGGTATTGCACTGGAACCGCACCTGATCGCGCAGTACCTGCGTGAATTGGCGCACGCCTTCCACACGTGGTATCACGGCACGCAGGTGCTGGTGGCTGACGATGCCGAGCGCAATGCCAAGCTGACGCTGGCGTGCGCGGCGCGCCAGGTGCTGGCCAATGGCTTGAAGCTCCTGGGCGTTTCCGCCCCGGAAAAAATGTAA
- the radC gene encoding RadC family protein has translation MTIKDWPEQDRPREKLIARGAAALTDAELLALLMVTGRRGMDVLENARLLLNEHGPLRKLLDMPPEEMQKLPGLGVALACKLQAALELAHRHLRATLDKGESLDPHAARRYFHQRLRGRPVEVFAALFLDNRHRMLAFEELFSGTIDATGVHPREVARHALLHNAAAVIVGHNHPSGHAEPSAADRHITVELKAALELVGVRLLDHIVVGEGEPVSMAERGWLGRV, from the coding sequence ATGACAATCAAAGACTGGCCGGAACAGGACCGTCCCCGTGAGAAGCTCATTGCCCGGGGTGCTGCAGCACTGACCGATGCAGAACTGCTTGCGCTGCTGATGGTCACAGGCCGCCGGGGCATGGACGTTCTGGAGAACGCCCGGTTGCTGCTCAACGAGCACGGCCCTCTACGCAAGCTGCTGGATATGCCGCCGGAAGAGATGCAAAAGCTGCCAGGGCTGGGCGTTGCGTTGGCCTGCAAGCTGCAGGCGGCGCTGGAACTGGCGCACCGGCATCTGCGCGCTACGTTGGACAAGGGCGAAAGCCTGGACCCCCATGCAGCGCGCCGCTACTTCCACCAACGGCTTCGCGGCCGGCCGGTGGAGGTTTTCGCGGCCCTCTTCCTCGACAACCGCCACCGCATGCTGGCTTTCGAAGAATTGTTCTCGGGCACGATCGACGCGACCGGGGTCCACCCCCGCGAAGTGGCCCGTCATGCCCTGCTGCACAACGCAGCGGCCGTGATCGTCGGCCACAACCACCCCTCCGGGCATGCCGAGCCCTCGGCGGCAGACCGGCATATCACCGTGGAGCTGAAAGCGGCGCTGGAGCTGGTCGGGGTGCGGCTGCTGGACCACATCGTGGTCGGGGAGGGGGAACCGGTGTCGATGGCCGAGCGCGGGTGGCTGGGGCGGGTTTGA
- a CDS encoding NADH:flavin oxidoreductase/NADH oxidase — protein MAALFTPFQLKDVTLRNRIAIPPMCQYSAHEGYLSDWHAPHYASMARGGAGLVIVEATAVSPEGRITPGCAGLWEDGQIEGMARVASAIKAAGAVPGIQIGHAGRKASANLPWEGDDHIAEGDRRGWPTLAPSAIAFGAGLPKVPGEMTLDAIARVQADFVASAKRALAAGFQWLELHFAHGYLAQSFFSPVANQRTDRYGGSAENRGRFLLETLAAVRAVWPEHLPLTARFGVVEYDGHDDSFYPEAAHLVRQMRDGGLDLIDASIGFSTLNSKAPWGPGFFVPVAARLKHDVQMPVAASWCIDDPHMAEKAVAEGSMDLVLIARAHLANPHYPYQLAIALGEENPAWTLPAPYAHWLSRYRGPGKGAAQ, from the coding sequence ATGGCCGCCCTGTTTACCCCGTTCCAGCTGAAAGACGTCACCCTGCGCAACCGCATCGCCATTCCGCCGATGTGCCAGTACTCCGCCCATGAGGGCTACTTGAGCGACTGGCATGCGCCCCATTACGCCAGCATGGCCCGTGGCGGGGCCGGCCTGGTGATCGTGGAAGCCACCGCCGTGTCCCCGGAAGGGCGCATCACTCCCGGGTGTGCGGGATTGTGGGAAGACGGCCAGATCGAGGGCATGGCCCGGGTCGCCAGCGCGATCAAAGCGGCCGGTGCCGTGCCCGGCATCCAGATTGGTCACGCCGGGCGCAAGGCCAGTGCCAACCTGCCTTGGGAAGGCGATGACCACATCGCCGAAGGCGACCGTCGCGGCTGGCCGACCCTGGCTCCCTCGGCCATTGCCTTCGGTGCGGGCCTGCCGAAGGTGCCCGGTGAGATGACCCTGGACGCCATTGCGCGGGTGCAGGCTGACTTCGTGGCATCAGCGAAACGCGCACTGGCGGCCGGCTTCCAATGGCTGGAGCTGCACTTCGCACACGGCTATCTGGCGCAGAGCTTCTTCTCGCCGGTGGCCAACCAGCGCACCGACCGCTACGGCGGCAGCGCGGAGAACCGGGGCCGGTTCCTTCTGGAAACACTCGCAGCCGTGCGCGCGGTGTGGCCGGAACACCTGCCGCTGACCGCGCGTTTTGGCGTGGTGGAGTACGACGGACACGACGACAGCTTCTATCCCGAAGCCGCGCACCTGGTACGGCAGATGCGCGACGGCGGGCTGGACCTGATCGATGCCAGCATTGGTTTCTCCACGTTGAACAGCAAGGCACCGTGGGGACCGGGATTCTTCGTACCGGTGGCCGCGCGGTTGAAGCACGACGTGCAGATGCCGGTGGCGGCCAGCTGGTGCATTGATGATCCGCACATGGCGGAGAAGGCCGTGGCCGAGGGCAGCATGGATCTGGTGCTGATCGCGCGGGCGCATCTGGCCAATCCGCACTATCCGTATCAGCTGGCGATCGCGCTGGGTGAGGAGAATCCGGCGTGGACCCTGCCGGCTCCGTATGCGCATTGGTTGTCGCGGTATCGCGGGCCGGGCAAGGGTGCTGCGCAGTAA
- a CDS encoding LysR family transcriptional regulator, translating into MHNPQWLRSFATVASTGGFTRAAHALGLTQAAVSQHVRHLEAEFGPLFIRRPRQIELTPAGVALLAYVEDTARAERRLRASLSDADTDVGEVSFITPGSVGLALYPILLDYQHNHPGLCIRHRFAPDPDILQAVLQKQYELGLVTLRPEDPRLVATPFTEESLELVVPAGENVEQWPDLQRLGFIDHPDGRGMATRLLSRRYPGNPGIGTLPVHGFTNQVALILEPVARGLGFTVIPRHARESFAHPEALRVVDCGDPVIDTLWLIHRAEWPLSGQARWLVEQLRGVPRFQQRRS; encoded by the coding sequence ATGCACAACCCGCAATGGCTGCGCTCATTCGCCACCGTCGCCAGCACCGGCGGCTTCACCCGCGCCGCCCACGCGCTGGGACTCACCCAGGCGGCGGTCAGCCAGCACGTCCGCCACCTGGAGGCTGAGTTCGGTCCACTGTTCATCCGCCGGCCGCGCCAGATCGAATTGACCCCCGCGGGCGTGGCGCTGCTCGCCTACGTGGAGGACACCGCGCGCGCCGAGCGCAGGCTGCGGGCAAGCCTCAGCGATGCCGATACCGACGTGGGTGAGGTGAGTTTCATCACCCCGGGCAGTGTGGGTCTGGCGCTCTATCCCATCCTGCTGGACTACCAGCACAATCATCCGGGTCTCTGCATCCGGCATCGCTTTGCACCCGACCCGGACATCCTGCAGGCGGTGCTGCAGAAGCAATACGAGTTGGGTTTGGTGACGCTCAGGCCGGAAGACCCCCGGCTGGTTGCTACGCCGTTTACCGAGGAATCATTGGAACTGGTTGTACCCGCGGGTGAGAACGTGGAGCAATGGCCTGACCTGCAGCGGCTGGGCTTCATCGACCACCCGGACGGTCGCGGCATGGCCACCCGCTTGCTATCCCGCCGCTACCCGGGCAACCCGGGCATCGGCACGTTGCCGGTTCACGGCTTCACCAATCAGGTCGCACTCATTCTGGAACCGGTAGCGCGCGGCCTGGGGTTCACGGTCATCCCGCGACACGCGCGCGAGTCGTTCGCTCACCCTGAGGCGCTGCGCGTGGTGGACTGTGGCGATCCCGTGATCGACACGCTGTGGCTGATCCACCGCGCCGAATGGCCGCTGTCGGGGCAGGCGCGGTGGTTGGTGGAGCAGTTGCGGGGCGTGCCGAGGTTCCAGCAGCGCCGATCGTGA